One segment of Thermoproteales archaeon DNA contains the following:
- a CDS encoding 4Fe-4S dicluster domain-containing protein, with amino-acid sequence MPKIIYDKSKCLHPEECMICVKTCPKKVLMLAPAEKPKSPGSSPSRYIIYPMYDVLCDKCGLCLENCPKNAITIK; translated from the coding sequence ATGCCTAAAATAATATACGACAAGAGTAAATGTTTACATCCAGAAGAATGCATGATTTGCGTAAAGACATGCCCGAAAAAGGTGTTGATGCTAGCTCCGGCCGAGAAGCCGAAGAGTCCAGGCTCGTCGCCCAGCAGGTATATCATATACCCGATGTACGACGTCCTTTGCGATAAATGCGGACTTTGCCTAGAAAACTGTCCCAAAAACGCGATAACAATAAAATGA
- a CDS encoding PQQ-binding-like beta-propeller repeat protein translates to MKSVISLTNIQAQPQQKSKWSYKTGEDVYSGVVSADGKFIAADFDDNLFLTSSP, encoded by the coding sequence ATGAAATCTGTCATTAGCTTGACAAATATCCAAGCACAACCACAACAAAAATCAAAATGGAGCTATAAAACTGGTGAAGATGTTTATAGTGGTGTTGTTTCTGCCGACGGCAAGTTTATAGCAGCAGACTTTGATGACAACTTGTTCTTAACCTCTTCTCCCTAA
- a CDS encoding 4Fe-4S binding protein produces the protein MCDICEKHRKNVKWYLDPDNYKDELVLNNKARMKVIEDITGYRLEYYIYNTSRLSKFFPKLGPLKYLLKPLVNKKAYELHGGQVVPLEDALQIVEIAHNHVLIPCYCRYLFGGETELTCLNFGLVKDLWPKYKPQDPIEEVSKKEAASLLKEWDRKGYVHGVFWAKIPYVIAICNCEKKYCSALRNALLYGIENSYKKSHYIAVIDPGLCDLCNGNPKCVLKCQFNAIRFKPSSKTIIIDASLCYGCGLCREACDRGAIKLVERSSLPK, from the coding sequence CAATAAAGCTAGGATGAAAGTGATCGAAGACATAACTGGTTATAGGCTTGAATACTATATATACAACACTTCCAGGCTCTCCAAGTTTTTTCCAAAACTAGGCCCCCTAAAATATCTACTAAAGCCATTGGTTAATAAAAAAGCATACGAGCTCCACGGGGGTCAAGTTGTTCCCCTAGAAGATGCCCTACAGATCGTCGAGATCGCCCACAACCACGTTCTTATACCATGCTACTGTAGATATCTCTTCGGGGGAGAGACGGAGTTAACGTGTCTAAATTTCGGGCTGGTGAAGGATCTCTGGCCAAAATACAAGCCGCAAGATCCTATAGAAGAGGTATCGAAAAAAGAAGCTGCCAGTCTATTAAAAGAATGGGATAGAAAGGGATACGTACACGGCGTGTTCTGGGCGAAAATCCCATACGTGATAGCTATATGCAACTGCGAGAAAAAATACTGCTCTGCTCTTAGAAACGCGCTCCTTTATGGTATTGAAAACTCTTACAAAAAATCGCATTATATAGCGGTAATCGACCCAGGGCTATGTGACTTGTGTAATGGAAATCCAAAATGCGTATTAAAATGTCAGTTTAATGCGATAAGATTTAAACCGTCCAGCAAGACGATAATCATCGACGCTTCTCTTTGTTATGGCTGCGGACTTTGCAGAGAGGCATGCGATAGAGGTGCTATAAAGCTAGTGGAGAGAAGTAGTTTACCAAAATAG